A part of Cryptococcus neoformans var. neoformans JEC21 chromosome 4 sequence genomic DNA contains:
- a CDS encoding serine-tRNA ligase, putative encodes MIDLIHLQADKGGNPDIVRESQKKRGASVELVDEVIAIFAEHKNANYEMENAKRELNLLQKEIGQIKKAKGDATELLAKKADMDKKIAEMTTRVADLIKKRDQKAGQIGNIVDPQNHVSLTEDDNPVLRLWHPEPNHKGNSQLLDQSDKPEGIISHHEVLARLEAYDTDRGVKVFGHRGFYLTNDGVDLNQALINYGLDFLRKKGFKKVQPPFMIKKEIMGATAQLEDFDEALYKVSGGAEDMYLIATSEQPISAYHMDENLDPKNLPLHYAGYSTCFRKEAGSHGRDTWGIFRVHQFEKVEQFVVCEPEASPAELDAMVANSREFYESLGIPYRLVNIVSGGLNNAAAIKYDLEAWFPYQGEYKELVSCSNCTDYQSRSLNVRLGFKEKDKKTGFVHMLNGTLCATERALCCLVENYQTPEGLRIPKVLQPYMQGRDFLPYTAELPKTSTSKGPSTKSKK; translated from the exons ATGATCGACCTCATTCATC TCCAAGCCGACAAAGGCGGTAACCCTGACATCGTTCGGGAGTCTCAGAAGAAGCGAGGCGCCAGCGTCGAGCTCGTTGATGAGGTTATCGCAATTTTTGCCGAGCACAAGAATG CCAACTATGAAATGGAGAATGCCAAGCGAGAactcaacctcctccaaaaAGAAATCGGTCAAATAAAAAAAGCAAAGGGTGATGCTACCGAGTTGCTTGCCAAGAAAGCAGACATGGACAAGAAGATTGCGGAGATGACCACTCGAGTAGCCGATCTTatcaagaagagagacCAAAAGGCTGGACAGATTGGGAACATTGTTGACCCTCAGAACCACGTTTCTTTGACTGAG GACGACAACCCTGTCCTTCGTTTATGGCACCCTGAGCCTAACCACAAGGGCAATTCTCAACTTCTCGACCAATCTGACAAGCCCGAGGGTATTATTTCCCACCATGAAGTCCTCGCTCGTCTTGAGGCCTACGACACTGATCGCGGTGTCAAGGTCTTCGGCCACCGTGGTTTCTATCTCACCAACGACGGCGTCGACCTTAACCAGGCTTTGATCAACTACGGTCTCGATTTCttaaggaagaagggattcAAAAAGGTTCAGCCCCCGTTCatgatcaagaaggagattatGGGTGCGACTGCGCAACTTGAAGACTTTGATGAGGCTCTTTACAAGGTTTCTGGAGGTGCTGAGGACATGTACTTGATTGCCACCAGTGAGCAGCCTATCTCTGCCTACCACATGGACGAAAACCTCGATCCCAAGAACTTGCCCCTCCA CTATGCCGGTTACTCTACATGTTTCCGAAAGGAGGCCGGTTCTCACGGTAGGGACACTTGGGGTATCTTCCGAGTTCACCAATTCGAGAAGGTTGAGCAATTTGTCGTCTGCGAGCCCGAGGCTTCCCCAGCCGAGCTTGACGCCATGGTCGCCAACTCTCGCGAGTTCTACGAGTCTCTCGGTATCCCGTATCGTCTGGTCAACATCGTCTCTGGTGGTCTCAACAATGCCGCCGCTATCAAATATGACTTGGAGGCTTGGTTCCCTTATCAGGGAGAGTACAAGGAGTTGGTCTCTTGCTCTAACTGTACCGACTACC AGTCAAGGTCTTTGAACGTCCGACTGGGtttcaaggaaaaggacaagaagaccGGTTTTGTGCACATGCTTAACGGTACACTTTGCGCCACTGAACGAGCCCTCTGTTGTCTCGTTGAAAACTACCAAACCCCCGAG GGTCTCCGTATACCCAAGGTTCTTCAACCTTACATGCAGGGGCGGGACTTCTTGCCCTATACCGCCGAGTTGCCAAAGACTTCTACCAGCAAGGGCCCCAGCACCAAGAGTAAAAAGTAA
- a CDS encoding rRNA processing-related protein, putative gives MSAKNQKRKATDIPADSTEVQDKNKRHRKDKPWDTDDIDHWAMEEFKAPNPETHKPFLEESSFALLFPKYREPYLRSVWSSITSALEAYGLACELDLVQGKMTVKTTRKTWDPYIIFKGRDLLKLLARGVNAPQAIKILEDGIACDIIKIGGIVRNKERFVKRRQRIVGPNGSTLKAIELLTECYVLVQGNTVSVMGSYKGLKEVRRIILDCMNNIHPIYRIKELMIRRELAKDPKLANENWDRFLPKFQKKHLKTSEKTAKKNAALEREAASASSANANHIPLGTSSASIPAPAPVPVPASIPAPTTSSTETKEKKKKKVYTPFPPPQQPSKLDLQLASGEYFLKPKEKEAIDKRKKMEKQKEVAQERRAVREEAFVAPPEKRDETVEERRKKRRKAEEFM, from the exons ATGAGCGCAAAGAACCAGAAGAGAAAGGCCACGGACATCCCGGCAGACAGCACAGAGGTCCAGGACAAGAACAAGCGGCACAGAAAGGATAAGC CATGGGACACGGATGATATCGACCACTGGGCTATGGAGGAATTCAAGGCGCCCAATCCCGAGACCCACAAACCGTTCCTTGAAGAATCTTCGtttgctcttctcttccccaagTACCGTGAGCCATACCTTCGATCAGTTTGGtcctccatcacctcgGCTCTCGAAGCCTACGGTCTTGCGTGTGAGCTCGATTTGGTGCAAGGTAAAATGACTGTCaagacgacgaggaagacTTGGGATCCGTatatcatcttcaaagGAAGGGATCTCTTGAAGCTATTGGCGAGAGGAGTGAATGCGCCGCAGGCAATCAAGAttttggaggatgggatTGCGTGTGATATCATCAAGATTGGAGGTATCGTCAGGAATAAGGAGAGATTTGTCAAGAGGAGACAAAGGATTGTTGGACCCAATGGAAGCACATTGAAG GCTATTGAACTTCTTACCGAATGTTATGTTCTCGTACAGGGCAACACCGTCTCCGTCATGGGTTCTTACAAGGGTCTCAAGGAAGTTCGACGCATCATTCTCGACTGCATGAACAATATTCACCCGATCTATCGTATCAAGGAACTCATGATCAGGCGAGAGTTGGCGAAAGACCCCAAGCTGGCGAATGAAAATTGGGATAGGTTCTTACCTA AGTTCCAGAAGAAACACCTCAAGACGTCGGAGAAGActgcaaagaagaatgccGCTTTGGAACGAGAAGCAGCGTCTGCTTCATCTGCCAACGCCAATCACATTCCGCTCGGTACCTCTTCCGCGTCCATACCCGCTCCCGCTCCCGTTCCCGTTCCTGCATCCATTCCTGCTCCCACCACTTCCTCTACTGAAacgaaggagaagaagaagaagaaggtataTACCCCCTTCCCTCCACCTCAACAACCCTCCAAGCTCGATCTTCAGCTTGCTTCTGGAGAGTACTTCCTCAAAcccaaagaaaaagaggcgatcgacaagagaaagaagatggaaaagcaaaaggaagTTGCCCAGGAAAGGCGCGCGGTAAGGGAAGAAGCATTTGTGGCGCCCCCAGAAAAGAGAGACGAGACAGtagaggagaggaggaagaagaggagaaaggcGGAAGAGTTTATGTAA
- a CDS encoding transcription factor, putative, with translation MEPPSNPIQPPVTPSHHSLLSAISPALSEQTPAPIHTLPPHLRPSIPQPHIAPPRPSSVQPTMEEQQRMHHIQQHQQQQHFQQQQNDENVFGSVMGAPGHVPGHEAPMSTQPKVYASVYSGVPVFEAMIRGISVMRRASDSWVNATQILKVAGVHKSARTKILEKEVLNGIHEKIQGGYGKYQGTWVPLDRGRDLAEQYGVGSYLSSVFDFVPSASVIAALPVIRTGTPDRSGQQTPSGLPGHPNQRVISPFANHGQTTPHMPPPQFIHQGNEQMMNLPPHPSSLAYPTQPKPYFSMPLQHTVGPQYDERHEGMTMTPTMSMDGLAPPADIARMGFPYNPSDIYIDQYGQPHATYQASPYGKESGHPSKRQRSDAEGSYIESGAAVQQHVEQDEEADDGLDNDSTASDDARDPPPLPSSMLLPHKPIRPKATPANGRIKSRLVQIFNVEGQVNLRSVFGLAPDQLPNFDIDMVIDDQGHSALHWACALARLSIVQQLIELGADIHRGNYAGETPLIRAVLTSNHAEAGSFTDLLHLLSPSIRTLDHAYRTVLHHIALVAGVKGRVPAARTYMASVLEWVAREQQANNTHSITNPPNPADRNELAPINLRTLVDVQDVHGDTALNVAARVGNKGLVGLLLDAGADKTRANKLGLRPENFGLEIEALKISNGEAVMANLKSEVSKPERKSRDVQKNIATIFESISSTFSSEMLAKQTKLNATEASVRHATRALADKRQHLHRAQEKLATMQLFEQRSENVRRIMDAIAAGTLLTPAEFTGRTQTMHEKSTGQLPPLAFRHVPGLALDASSQSQLNGAPPSTPLSVEDQEDIALPERDDPECLVKLRRMALWEDRIAEVLEDKIRAMEGEGVDRAVKYRKLVSVCAKVPVDKVDSMLDGLVAAVESEGQGLDFSRASNFVNRIKATKS, from the exons ATGGAGCCGCCCAG CAACCCCATCCAGCCCCCCGTCACCCCGTCCCACCACTCTCTCCTTTCAGCCATCTCCCCGGCTCTGTCAGAACAGACACCAGCTCCTATCCACACCCTCCCTCCCCATCTTCGGCCCTCCATTCCGCAACCCCATATCGCTCCTCCACGCCCCAGCTCTGTACAGCCAACAATGGAGGAGCAACAGAGAATGCATCACATCCAACAgcatcagcagcaacaacattTCCAACAGCAACAGAATGATGAGAATGTTTTTGGCTCAGTGATGGGGGCACCAGGCCATGTTCCGGGACATGAGGCTCCGATGAGTACCCAGCCTAAAGTCTATGCAAGTGTCTATTCTGGA GTTCCCGTATTTGAAGCCATGATTCGAGGTATCTCTGTGATGAGGCGTGCTTCCGACTC ATGGGTCAACGCGACACAAATTCTCAAAGTTGCCGGCGTGCACAAGTCCGCTCGAACCAAGATActggaaaaggaagtgCTCAACGGCATTCATGAAAAAATTCAAGGCGGAT ACGGAAAATACCAAGGAACCTGGGTTCCACTTGACCGTGGGCGGGATCTTGCAGAACAATACGGTGTCGGAAGCTACCTGTCTTCTGTCTTTGACTTTGTTCCTTCCGCGTCCGTCATTGCTGCCCTCCCCGTGATTCGCACAGGTACTCCTGACCGTTCTGGACAACAAACTCCTTCCGGATTGCCAGGTCACCCTAATCAGCGAGtcatctctccctttgcTAATCACGGCCAAACGACTCCCCAtatgcctcctcctcaattCATACATCAAGGTAACGAGCAAATGATGaaccttcctccccacccctcctccttggctTACCCTACACAGCCTAAACCTTACTTCTCCATGCCTCTTCAGCATACTGTCGGTCCACAGTATGATGAAAGACATGAAGGTATGACCATGACACCTACCATGAGCATGGACGGCTTGGCCCCTCCGGCTGATATTGCCCGCATGGGTTTCCCATACAACCCATCCGACATTTATATTGACCAATACGGCCAGCCACATGCCACCTACCAAGCTTCGCCTTATGGGAAGGAAAGTGGCCATCCATCTAAGCGTCAGAGATCAGATGCCGAGGGCAGCTATATCGAGAGCGGTGCCGCTGTCCAACAACATGTTgaacaagatgaagaagccgaCGATGGTTTGGACAATGACTCTACCGCGTCGGACGACGCCCGCGACCCTCCCCCGCTCCCAAGTTCGatgcttcttccccataAACCGATCCGACCCAAGGCTACTCCAGCCAACGGCCGTATCAAGAGCAGGCTCGTCCAGATATTTAACGTGGAAGGTCAAGTTAATCTCCGAAGCGTCTTTGGATTGGCACCAGATCAGCTACCCAATTTTGACATTGACATGGTAATCGACGACCAAGGTCACTCTGCCTTGCATTGGGCTTGTGCCCTCGCCAGACTGTCCATCGTGCAACAGCTCATCGAACTTGGTGCCGATATCCATCGAGGCAACTACGCCGGAGAGACCCCCCTTATTCGCGCTGTCCTTACTTCCAACCACGCCGAAGCTGGCTCCTTTACTGATCTTTTGCACCTCCTTTCCCCGTCGATTCGCACGCTTGACCATGCCTACCGCACGGTTCTGCACCATATTGCGCTGGTCGCTGGTGTCAAGGGCCGAGTACCTGCTGCGAGGACTTATATGGCCAGTGTTCTCGAGTGGGTCGCCAGGGAACAACAGGCCAATAACACGCATAGTATCACAAACCCTCCCAACCCTGCTGATCGCAATGAGCTGGCACCGATCAACCTTCGTACTCTTGTGGACGTTCAAGACGTACATGGTGATACTGCTTTGAATGTCGCCGCACGAGTGGGTAACAAGGGACTGGTGGGTTTGCTATTGGATGCTGGTGCGGACAAGACACGGGCCAACAAACTGGGACTCAGGCCGGAAAACTTTGGCTTGGAGATTGAGGCTCTCAAGATCTCGAATGGCGAGGCTGTCATGGCAAACCTCAAATCAGAAGTGTCCAAGCCcgagaggaagagccgCGACGTGCAGAAAA ACATTGCGACCATCTTTGaatccatatcctccaccttttcgAGTGAAATGCTCGCCAAACAAACGAAATTGAATGCCACCGAAGCTTCTGTCCGCCATGCCACTCGCGCGCTTGCGGACAAACGGCAACACCTTCACCGCGCTCAAGAGAAACTCGCTACGATGCAACTGTTTGAGCAACGTTCTGAAAACGTGCGGCGTATCATGGACGCCATCGCCGCCGGCACGCTGTTGACGCCTGCAGAGTTTACTGGCCGAACGCAGACGATGCACGAAAAATCCACGGGCCAACTGCCTCCTCTTGCATTCCGGCATGTTCCAGGCTTGGCACTCGACGCGTCCTCGCAATCCCAGCTGAACGGCGCGCCCCCATCCACACCGCTTTCCGTCGAGGACCAAGAGGACATTGCTTTGCCTGAGCGAGACGATCCAGAATGTCTGGTAAAACTCAGACGTATGGCTCTGTGGGAAGATCGGATTGCAGAAGTGTTGGAAGACAAGATTAGGGCAATGGAGGGGGAAGGTGTGGATAGGGCGGTCAAGTATCGCAAGTTGGTTAGTGTGTGCGCCAAGGTTCCTGTGGATAAAGTAGACTCT ATGTTGGACGGGCTAGTCGCTGCTGTGGAGAGTGAAGGGCAAGGGCTGGATTTCTCTAGAGCCAGCAATTTTGTGAACCGGATAAAAGCGACGAAATCATAA
- a CDS encoding RNA processing-related protein, putative translates to MDLDDLITDNTYQLGGIDDERERAQNAAIIEELERKKRLRKLAVPTDDKKVRERLRAYGEPITLFGEGPGDRRDRLKYVQEQIEQAKGEGGMVIDESEESSDEDEEGEFYTEGADDLLEARRKIARYSLSKARARIARQRREYSVPLGKLVNARKELFKELKSFNNFGSQFGDDRPLSTIRFSPSSQYVLTTSWTGDTKLWDLPNLNPISTKRGHTEKVGGAAWHPFATVGASEEAVNFATGGGEGDVKLWSLSGEKPLSTLSGHTSRVGRLAFHPSGAYLASAGFDGTWRLWDVESSKELMIQEGHSKEVYALGCQDDGALIASGGFDAIGRVWDLRTGRTAMVLDGHVKEILAMDFAPNGYQIATGSGDDTVRIWDLRALKTQYIIPAHKSSVADVKFFRSSGEMPPVGIQGLPLSSRSANVDGMDVDKSNDTEDNEKEEKLSRSGMFLVTAGFDCNVRIWSADEWNMVRNLSTDAGKVMSVDVSGDGKFVASASYSRSFHLFGGENSL, encoded by the exons ATGGACTTGGACGACCTCA TCACAGACAACACCTACCAGCTCGGCGGCATCGACGACGAGCGGGAAAGAGCACAGAATGCCGCCATCATAGAAGAGCTCGAAcgcaagaagaggttgcGCAAGCTTGCCGTCCCCACAGACGACAAGAAGGTCAGGGAGAGGCTCAGGGCGTATGGAGAGCCGATCACGCTCTTTGGTGAAGGA CCTGGAGACAGACGAGACCGATTAAAGTATGTACAGGAGCAAATCGAGCAGGCGAAAGGGGAGGGCGGAATGGTCATAGACGAATCGGAGGAGAGCagcgacgaagatgaagag GGAGAATTCTATACTGAAGGCGCAGACGATTTACTCGAAGCTCGTCGAAAGATTGCAAGGTATTCTTTATCAAAGGCCAGAGCACGAATAGCTCGTCAGAGAAGAGAATACAGCGTTCCCCTGGGAAAACTCGTTAATGCTCGAAAGGAATTATTCAAAGAGCTCAAA TCATTCAACAACTTTGGCTCCCAATTTGGAGATGACCGTCCCTTATCCACCATCCGTttttcaccatcctcccaATATGTCCTCACGACCTCTTGGACCGGCGACACGAAGCTTTGGGATCTACCGAACCTCAATCCCATCTCTACAAAAAGGGGACACACGGAAAAGGTCGGAGGAGCCGCTTGGCATCCGTTTGCGACAGTAGGAGCcagtgaagaagctgtCAACTTTGCGACTGGAGGAGGCGAAGGCGATGTAAAGCTTTGGTCTTTGTCCGG TGAAAAACCTCTATCGACCCTTTCAGGTCACACATCGCGAGTTGGTCGACTcgcttttcatccttctgGAGCCTACCTCGCTTCCGCAGGTTTTGACGGTACATGGCGTCTCTGGGACGTCGAGTCGAGTAAAGAGTTGATGATACAAGAGGGTCATAGTAAAGAGGTCTACGCTTTGGGTTGTCAGGATGATGGGGCATTGATTGCTTCTGG AGGATTCGATGCCATTGGTAGGGTATGGGACTTGAGAACTGGACGAACTGCTATGGTCTTGGATGGCCATGTCAAAGAAATACTTGCTATGGACTTTGCTCCCAATGG GTACCAAATAGCAACAGGATCAGGTGACGATACCGTCCGTATCTGGGATCTGCGTGCACTCAAGACCCAATACATCATCCCCGCGCACAAGTCTAGTGTGGCCGACGTCAAATTCTTTAGATCTTCCGGTGAAATGCCACCGGTCGGCATTCAGGGATTGCCGCTCTCGTCCCGCTCGGCAAACGTTGATGGTATGGACGTGGATAAGAGCAACGATACAGAAGAcaatgaaaaggaagaaaagctgAGTCGTTCCGGCATGTTCCTCGTCACAGCCGGATTTGACTGCAATGTCCGTATCTGGTCTGCAGACGAATGGAATATGGTGCGCAACTTGTCGACGGATGCGGGTAAGGTGATGAGTGTGGATGTCTCGGGAGATGGGAAATTTGTGGCGAGTGCAAGCTATAGTCGATCGTTCCATCTGTTTGGGGGAGAGAACTCTTTGTAG
- a CDS encoding negative regulation of transcription from Pol III promoter-related protein, putative, with amino-acid sequence MKYLDYPLLTQLSDSLSSDTSSDLRVHARFEAYSVKPVGKEKRAFKEREEAYMSEQEGMDEMSFSPEMREAGLASCFGRLDEKESRKVHFLLVSTLNSAFPDHDFSSLRPDHFTREHSASQVLAYLSGSLLGPAGTGSAPIFLAPMSLHSRSPQSSPSLHPHSFSHSPTLYNPSSFDLSSGSLPSLSNLDDINLYRALNQVISMDDSDVYSWFPEPEYDPHMDSIEDGDREDYIEEEEEGMDVEDENSGDRSDTWGTGMDLDMEMEIEGEDRRNSGRQPVSDVWEAPERRVGGLLWSANYFFYNKRQKRILFLTCWCRHVPPSPSRPLINDLVDGQTPALPLPITASFSPSSLEQSVPHPPIVSGRRHSGRKARHPPPLRHKPTLVSNMPSTSNRGDDTSSTIPIRGLSRPPANPNTQPSAHAHSPATPRSDKLTASVPGPSGFGFTALGGVGQGQQSPMARMRVGGFKPRQTPARMVINARAAEATSQPSSRLQAARDKNQEGEGEKRGRSESTTPGPSSVGGSGGGGGGGGGGGASALTAGMRAAGSATGSAGSETGEKKRVKV; translated from the exons atGAAGTACCTCGACTACCCCCTCCTCACGCAGCTCTCAGACTCGCTCTCCTCAGACACCTCCTCCGACCTCCGCGTCCATGCCAGGTTCGAGGCGTACAGCGTGAAACCCGTCGGCAAGGAGAAACGTGCATTCAAGGAGCGAGAAGAGGCCTACATGAGCGAGCAGGAAGGCATGGATGA AATGAGCTTTTCTCCCGAGATGAGAGAGGCTGGTCTCGCCTCATGCTTTGGCCGACTCGACGAGAAGGAGTCTCG CAAAGTGCACTTTCTCCTGGTCTCCACACTCAACTCGGCCTTCCCGGACCATGACTTTTCCTCCCTGCGGCCAGACCATTTCACGAGGGAGCACTCGGCCTCCCAAGTCTTGGCGTATCTCAGCGGAAGTCTGCTTGGTCCAGCCGGCACAGGCTCTGCCCC AATCTTCTTGGCTCCAATGTCTCTCCATTCCCGCTCTCCGCAatcttcaccctccttgCACCCCCATTCTTTCTCCCACTCGCCTACCCTTTATaatccatcatctttcgACTTGTCTTCCGGCTCCCTTCCGTCCCTCTCGAACCTCGACGATATTAACCTGTACCGCGCATTGAATCAAGTCATTTCGATGGATGATTCGGATGTCTATTCATGGTTCCCTGAGCCGGAATACGACCCTCATATGGACTCGATCGAGGACGGGGACCGAGAGGACTAcattgaggaagaggaagaagggatggacGTGGAAGACGAGAACAGCGGTGACAGAAGTGATACATGGGGCACTGGAATGGATTTGGATATGGAAATGGAgattgaaggagaagacagACGGAATTCCGGCCGGCAACCCGTCTCAGACGTATGGGAAGCACCTGAAAGACGTGTCGGTGGTCTGTTATGGAGTGCCAACTACTTTTTTTATAACAA GAGGCAAAAACGAATATTATTTCTTACATGCTGGTGTCGTCACGtacctccttccccttcccgcCCTTTAATCAACGACTTGGTGGATGGCCAGACTCCTgcgcttcctcttccaataACGGCCTCAttctcaccttcttctctggaACAATCCGttcctcatccaccaaTCGTTTCCGGTCGCCGACATTCGGGCCGTAAGGCCCGCcatccccctcctctccgacACAAGCCTACCCTCGTCAGTAATATGCCTAGTACAAGCAATAGGGGGGACGACACTTCCTCCACTATTCCCATCCGTGGCCTCTCCCGCCCGCCTGCTAACCCAAATACCCAGCCCAGCGCTCATGCCCACTCGCCCGCAACCCCACGGTCAGATAAACTCACCGCCTCTGTCCCTGGGCCTTCTGGATTTGGTTTCACCGCTCTGGGCGGCGTTGGGCAGGGACAGCAGAGCCCAATGGCAAGGATGCGAGTCGGGGGTTTCAAGCCTCGACAGACACCCGCAAGGATGGTTATCAATGCTCGAGCTGCCGAAGCGACTAgccagccttcttctcggctTCAGGCGGCTCGGGATAAAAACCAGGAAGGCGAAGGCGAGAAACGgggaagaagtgagagTACTACCCCTGGACCGTCTTCGGTCGGCGGaagcggcggcggtggtggcggagggggagggggaggtgCGAGTGCTCTGACTGCAGGGATGAGGGCCGCGGGAAGTGCCACTGGAAGCGCGGGGTCAGAGACtggggaaaagaaacgaGTAAAAGTCTAA
- a CDS encoding cysteine desulfhydrase, putative, whose amino-acid sequence MLATMNPIRPLFRSTPLRLCHNSLSSRIPRRTLVTPTNLVHATVSNVTVDHVKEDPAEHQSGEQIAGEHPSGKEMFGFKLNPVATKTGGSAKSGGRPIYLDMQATTPMDPRVLDKMLPLFTEQYGNPHSRTHAYGWEAEKAVDEARQQVAQLVGAQPKDIVFTSGATESNNMLIKGIAKFHQSKKKHIITTQTEHKCVLDSCRWLSTQGFEVTYLPVLPNGLVSINELKAALRPDTSLVSIMAVNNEIGVIQPLAEISQAIKSWAKENGVTKPLFHTDAAQAVGKIPIDVEALGIDAMSISGHKLYGPKGVGAAYVRRRPRVRLEPLIHGGGQERGLRSGTVAAPLVVGLGEACRIAENEMAADHARIKALSDRLIEGITSKVEHIVRNGDVNGYPGCVNLSFSYVEGESLLMALKDIALSSGSACTSASLEPSYVLRALGAAEDMAHSSLRFGIGRFTTEEEIDLVVQRIVSVVNKLRDMSPLWEMVQEGIDISKIEWNQH is encoded by the exons ATGCTCGCTACAATGAACCCCATCAGACCCCTTTTTCGCTCTACTCCCCTCCGCCTCTGCCACaactccctctcttctaGAATACCTCGCCGCACGCTTGTCACCCCCACAAACCTCGTCCACGCCACCGTCTCCAACGTTACCGTAGATCATGTTAAGGAAGACCCTGCAGAGCACCAATCGGGAGAGCAAATCGCTGGCGAACACCCTTCTGGCAAAG AAATGTTCGGCTTCAAGCTCAATCCCGTAGCTACCAAGACTGGGGGCAGTGCCAAGTCTGGAGGCCGACCTATCTACCTCGACATGCAGGCCACTACTCCTATGGACCCTCGTGTGCTCGACAAGATGCTTCCCCTCTTCACCGAGCAATATGGCAACCCCCATTCACGAACTCATGCATACGGATGGGAAGCGGAGAAGGCCGTCGATGAGGCTCGGCAGCAAGTCGCTCAACTCGTCGGTGCCCAACCGAAAGATATCGTGTTTACTAGTGGTGCGACAGAAAGCAACAACATGTTGATCAAGGGGATTGCAAAATTCCACCaatcaaagaagaagcacaTCATCACTACCCAGACTGAACACAAGTGCGTGCTCGACTCTTGCCGATGGCTCTCCACCCAGGGCTTCGAAGTCACTTATCTTCCCGTCCTCCCGAACGGTCTGGTCTCCATCAACGAACTTAAGGCTGCCCTTCGGCCTGACACTTCGCTCGTGTCTATTATGGCTGTCAACAACGAAATCGGCGTTATTCAACCCCTTGCCGAGATTTCTCAAGCCATCAAGTCATGGGCCAAGGAAAATGGTGTCACCAAACCCTTATTCCATACCGACGCCGCTCAGGCTGTCGGCAAAATCCCCATAGATGTTGAAGCGTTGGGTATTGACGCCATGTCTATTTCTGGTCACAAGCTCTACGGTCCGAAGGGTGTCGGCGCCGCTTATGTCCGACGACGACCCCGAGTCCGACTTGAGCCACTTATCCACGGTGGTGGTCAAGAGCGTGGTCTTCGATCAGGGACCGTCGCTGCACCTCTTGTCGTCGGTCTTGGTGAGGCTTGCCGCATTGCGGAGAATGAAATGGCTGCCGACCATGCAAGGATCAAGGCTTTGAGCGATAGGTTGATTGAGGGAATCACGTCAAAGGTAGAGCACATCGTGAGGAATGGTGATGTCAATGGGTATCCCGGTTGCGTCAACTTGTCATTCTCATATGTGGAAGGCGAATCGCTTCTCATGGCCCTCAAG GACATCGCACTCTCATCAGGATCAGCATGTACTTCAGCTTCCCTTGAACCATCCTATGTTCTTCGTGCTCTCGGTGCCGCTGAAGACATGGCGCATTCGTCCCTTCGATTCGGTATTGGCCGATTCACcaccgaggaagaaatcGACCTTGTGGTGCAGAGGATTGTCAGCGTGGTCAACAAGTTGAGGGATATGAGCCCACTTTGGGAGATGGTGCAGGAAGGGATTGATATCAGCAAAATTGAGTGGAACCA GCATTAA